A window from Rhizosphaericola mali encodes these proteins:
- the rsmA gene encoding 16S rRNA (adenine(1518)-N(6)/adenine(1519)-N(6))-dimethyltransferase RsmA, with amino-acid sequence MTDYTLKKSLGQHFLKDENVTKRIVEELTSIQYRQLLEVGPGAGALTKYLQSIEGIDFKAVELDNEKVIYLEKIYPTLANKIIEASILDIDAPFENNFVVIGNFPYNISSQILFKILDWKNQVTDSIGMFQKEVADRVAAGPGSKTYGILSVLVQAYYDVKYLFDVPPESFNPPPKVMSGVIRLTKRSILPNFKSERSLFVLVKLAFNQRRKTLRNATKSLFSAEVLQDPIFDKRAEQLSVNEFAALTFKMN; translated from the coding sequence TTGACAGACTATACATTAAAAAAATCATTAGGGCAACATTTCTTAAAAGATGAAAATGTTACCAAGAGAATTGTGGAGGAATTAACATCAATTCAATACAGGCAGCTTTTAGAGGTGGGGCCAGGTGCTGGTGCACTGACTAAGTATTTACAATCTATTGAAGGTATTGATTTTAAAGCAGTAGAATTAGATAATGAAAAAGTAATTTATTTGGAAAAAATATATCCAACACTTGCAAACAAAATCATTGAAGCTAGTATCTTGGATATAGATGCGCCTTTTGAAAATAATTTTGTAGTAATTGGTAATTTTCCCTACAATATCTCCAGTCAAATTTTATTTAAAATTTTAGATTGGAAAAATCAAGTAACGGACTCGATTGGAATGTTTCAAAAGGAAGTAGCCGATCGAGTGGCTGCAGGACCAGGAAGTAAAACCTATGGAATTTTGAGTGTACTAGTTCAGGCATATTATGATGTTAAATATTTATTTGATGTCCCTCCTGAATCATTTAATCCACCTCCTAAGGTGATGAGCGGCGTTATTCGCCTTACAAAAAGAAGTATTCTTCCTAATTTTAAATCGGAAAGGTCTTTATTTGTTCTTGTTAAATTGGCATTTAATCAACGTAGAAAAACCTTGAGAAATGCAACTAAAAGTTTATTTAGCGCTGAAGTATTACAAGATCCTATTTTCGATAAAAGAGCTGAGCAATTGAGTGTAAATGAATTTGCTGCACTGACGTTTAAGATGAATTAA
- a CDS encoding peptidylprolyl isomerase has protein sequence MKKIILLLVLLFAFNFYSNAQQQKVIADKIIAQVGGDIILQSDIDNAIRDNKRNAVASGSDANLPPDFECVMLRNMLMRKVLMIQAQRDSLPVSDDDIDAKLDNKLRQFVRMAGSRDAFEANAGKSLFQFREDMRPYFKEQELSSAEQQSIVKSIKITPEEVEAYYNKIPKDSLPYFEAEYEVSQIIMHPKANKEVEDYLSEQLMGYKKEVESGKRKFDELAKIYSQDPGSKDNGGMYNINRTTSSFDPKFVSAAFRLKDGQISPVVKTQFGYHLIQMVSRVGDDAVVRHILLIPPINQAEIKEAQDSLTHVRTFILDKVVTFNAAVSLYGDDESGRYTGGAITTPDGSPKITIDDIKDPSLVKTVTSLQPGEISMPDVFKDPSNLDKESVRIVFLRSKTNAHRENLKDDYDVISNEALNQKKEKILDQWFLSHIPQYYVHLDQNAVSDCSTLNQWKQVSDQLDKEQNIIR, from the coding sequence ATGAAAAAAATTATTCTGCTTTTAGTATTATTATTTGCTTTTAATTTCTATTCTAATGCTCAACAACAGAAAGTAATTGCAGATAAAATTATCGCTCAAGTAGGTGGTGATATAATTTTGCAATCGGATATAGACAATGCTATTCGTGATAATAAAAGGAATGCTGTTGCCTCTGGTTCTGATGCAAATCTGCCTCCAGATTTTGAATGCGTGATGTTGCGTAATATGTTGATGCGCAAGGTATTGATGATACAAGCTCAGCGTGATTCATTGCCTGTTTCTGATGATGACATTGATGCCAAATTGGATAATAAATTGAGACAATTTGTGAGAATGGCAGGGTCTCGTGATGCATTTGAGGCAAATGCAGGGAAAAGCCTTTTTCAATTTAGGGAAGATATGCGTCCTTATTTCAAAGAACAAGAATTATCAAGTGCGGAACAACAAAGTATTGTAAAGAGTATTAAAATTACGCCAGAAGAGGTTGAGGCGTATTACAATAAAATTCCTAAAGATAGTTTGCCTTATTTTGAGGCAGAATATGAGGTGAGCCAGATTATCATGCATCCAAAAGCTAATAAAGAAGTAGAAGATTATCTTTCTGAACAGTTAATGGGATATAAGAAAGAAGTGGAATCTGGCAAAAGAAAATTTGATGAATTAGCAAAAATCTATTCTCAGGATCCAGGTAGTAAGGATAATGGAGGTATGTATAATATTAATAGAACGACCTCTAGTTTTGATCCTAAATTTGTTTCTGCAGCTTTTCGTTTAAAAGATGGACAAATATCTCCTGTAGTGAAAACTCAATTTGGTTATCATCTTATTCAAATGGTTAGTAGAGTAGGTGATGATGCCGTTGTTAGACATATCCTACTTATACCACCAATTAATCAAGCGGAGATTAAGGAGGCACAAGATAGTTTGACGCATGTTCGTACTTTTATTTTGGATAAAGTAGTGACTTTCAATGCTGCAGTAAGCTTATATGGCGATGATGAAAGCGGTCGATATACAGGAGGTGCAATTACTACGCCAGACGGTTCACCTAAAATAACTATTGATGATATTAAAGATCCTTCATTAGTAAAGACCGTGACTAGTTTACAACCTGGTGAAATTAGCATGCCAGATGTATTTAAAGATCCAAGCAATCTAGACAAAGAATCTGTAAGAATTGTTTTTCTAAGATCTAAAACAAATGCACATCGTGAAAATTTAAAAGATGATTATGATGTAATCTCTAATGAAGCGTTGAATCAAAAGAAAGAAAAAATTTTAGATCAATGGTTTTTAAGTCATATTCCTCAATATTACGTTCATCTGGATCAGAATGCCGTGAGTGATTGTTCTACATTGAATCAATGGAAACAAGTTTCTGACCAGTTAGATAAAGAACAGAATATTATTAGATAA
- a CDS encoding aldose 1-epimerase family protein, which yields MIYLENNFIKAGFVEKGAELQSLINKETGVEYMWGGDPVFWGKHSPVLFPIVGGLKDNEYSFGGNKYSLGRHGFARDSIFSVIEQTETSISFGMSDTADSLTKYPFHFQFLVQYTINKSELIVKYIVKNMGKDAMYFSVGAHPAFNVPLNKDLTFEDYSLKFEKKETVSIYPLDDSGQTKINAIPFLNDSDELPLHKSLFYKDALVFKELVSDKITIQTKDDTHGITIAFKEYPYMGIWSAKDADFLCIEPWDGIADNEAVSGVLEEKEGIKILQAAQVYESSWSISIF from the coding sequence ATGATTTATTTAGAAAATAATTTTATAAAGGCTGGATTTGTTGAGAAAGGCGCGGAACTACAATCCTTGATAAATAAAGAGACAGGAGTTGAATATATGTGGGGAGGAGATCCTGTTTTTTGGGGAAAGCATAGTCCTGTACTATTTCCTATAGTTGGCGGTTTAAAAGACAATGAATATAGTTTTGGTGGTAATAAATATAGCTTGGGTAGACATGGCTTTGCTAGAGATAGTATTTTTTCTGTAATCGAGCAAACTGAGACTAGTATTTCATTTGGTATGTCTGATACGGCAGATTCTTTAACCAAATATCCATTTCACTTCCAATTTTTGGTACAATATACGATTAATAAATCTGAATTGATAGTTAAGTATATAGTCAAAAACATGGGGAAAGATGCAATGTATTTCTCTGTAGGTGCTCACCCTGCATTTAATGTCCCTTTAAATAAAGATTTAACTTTTGAGGATTATAGTTTAAAATTTGAGAAAAAAGAAACAGTATCTATCTACCCATTAGATGATAGTGGGCAAACTAAAATAAATGCCATTCCTTTTTTGAACGATTCAGATGAGCTGCCTTTACATAAAAGTTTGTTTTATAAAGATGCATTGGTATTTAAAGAATTGGTTTCCGATAAGATAACCATTCAGACAAAAGATGATACACACGGGATTACTATTGCTTTCAAAGAATATCCATATATGGGAATTTGGAGTGCCAAAGATGCTGATTTTCTATGCATAGAGCCTTGGGATGGTATTGCGGATAATGAGGCAGTGAGTGGAGTGTTGGAAGAGAAGGAGGGTATTAAAATTCTACAAGCGGCGCAAGTATATGAGTCTAGCTGGAGCATCTCAATTTTCTAA
- the pdxA gene encoding 4-hydroxythreonine-4-phosphate dehydrogenase PdxA produces MEKIKPIIGFSCGDLNGVGLEVVIKAVSNNQLLSICTPIIFANNKCINFYKKGIIEGNFNFTIVKDLATLNTKQVNVYNCWEEDVAIQPGQMNTEIGKYAWISLKTATEALKNGEIHALVTAPIHKKTILSDEFHYTGHTPFLKEYFDCQDVVMFMCAENMRVAVVTEHIPIKEVANSLDKDIIVSKLKIIQESLRVDFGITKPKIAVLGLNPHASDDGLIGNEEETIIKPAIKLARNKDILAFGPYPADGFFAHGHYNNFDAVLAMYHDQGMIPFKSLAIGEGVNYTAGMPVVRTSPDHGTAMDIAGKGIADSTSTLESIFLAVDIVRMRFQYEEDRADPIKKMSERILGNLADEKIVLD; encoded by the coding sequence ATGGAAAAAATCAAACCTATTATTGGATTTAGTTGTGGTGATTTAAATGGAGTTGGATTAGAGGTAGTAATCAAGGCCGTAAGTAACAATCAACTTCTAAGTATTTGTACTCCTATCATTTTTGCGAATAATAAATGTATAAATTTTTATAAAAAAGGAATTATTGAAGGTAATTTCAATTTTACAATAGTAAAAGATTTAGCTACTTTAAATACAAAGCAAGTTAATGTTTATAATTGTTGGGAAGAAGATGTAGCTATTCAGCCAGGGCAGATGAATACGGAAATAGGTAAGTATGCTTGGATATCTTTAAAAACGGCTACTGAAGCGTTAAAAAATGGAGAAATTCATGCACTAGTTACTGCTCCAATTCATAAAAAAACAATCCTCTCTGATGAATTTCATTATACAGGGCATACTCCATTTTTGAAAGAGTATTTTGATTGTCAAGATGTAGTTATGTTCATGTGTGCAGAGAATATGCGAGTTGCAGTTGTAACTGAACATATTCCTATTAAAGAGGTTGCTAACTCATTGGATAAAGACATAATAGTAAGCAAACTAAAAATCATTCAAGAGAGTTTACGAGTTGATTTTGGTATAACAAAACCCAAGATTGCTGTGTTAGGGTTAAATCCTCATGCAAGTGATGATGGTTTAATTGGTAATGAGGAAGAAACAATCATTAAACCTGCAATAAAATTAGCAAGAAATAAAGACATTCTTGCATTTGGTCCTTATCCAGCAGATGGATTTTTTGCACACGGTCATTATAATAACTTTGATGCAGTACTTGCAATGTATCATGATCAAGGAATGATTCCATTTAAATCTTTAGCAATAGGAGAAGGGGTTAATTATACAGCAGGGATGCCAGTTGTACGTACTAGTCCTGATCACGGAACAGCAATGGATATTGCGGGGAAAGGAATCGCTGATAGTACCTCTACTTTAGAATCTATTTTTTTGGCGGTAGATATTGTGCGCATGCGTTTTCAATATGAAGAAGATAGAGCTGATCCAATTAAAAAGATGAGTGAGAGAATTTTAGGTAATTTAGCAGATGAAAAAATCGTTTTAGATTAA